From the Leptospira andrefontaineae genome, the window GATAATAACGTTCTCTTTAAGTCCCGCTAAGTTATCAGTTTTTCCTTTGATTGCAGCGTCAGTTAACACCTTAGTTGTTTCCTGGAAGGAAGCAGCAGAGAAGAACGACTCGGTATTCAAAGATGCTTTCGTTAAACCTAATAAGATCGGAACACACTGAGCAGGAGATCCTCCTTCAGCTATCACTCTCTTGTTTTCTTCCAAGAAAGCGAAACGATCTACTTGTTGTTGGTTCACGAAAGATGTGTCTCCGGAATCGGTAATTAAAACCTTACGCATCATCTGGCGAACAACTACTTCGATGTGCTTATCGTTGATATGCACCCCTTGTAGTCTATAAACCTCTTGAACCTCTTGCACAAGATATACTTGAAGTGCAGTAACACCTTTTACTCTCAAGATATCGTGTGGATCCAAGTTTCCATCGTCCATTTGATCTCCGCGTTTTACGAAGTCTCCGTGACGAACACGTAATTGTTTTCCGATCGGAATGGTTACTTTTACTTTATCCAGCTCTTCGTTATCAGGAACGATATAGAGAACTCGTTTTTCTTTTACGATCTCTCCGTTATCTTCTATCCTTCCATCAGTTTCTGCAAGAGTGGTTGCGTCTTTAGGACGACGAGCTTCGAAAAGTTCATCTACCCTTGGAAGACCACCGGTAATATCCCGGGTTTTTTCCGCAACGGTTGGGATCTTGAAGAGAATATCTCCCGCTTTCACTTTGTCTCCGTTTTGAACGGAGATGATCGCATCCACAGGGACCAGATATTCTTCCTTGCTTCCGCCGGAAGTTACCACGATCCTTGGGATCAATTTTTCCCTACGTTGCTCGATTACTTTATAATTAACGTTAGATGTCTTAACGTCCTCGTCCCTACGAACGTTCTTACCAACTTCCAGATCCACCCAAGAGGCAGTTCCTTCAATCTCGGTAACACCGATCTCGTTGAATGGGTCGAATTCTCCAAGAGCTTGGTTCGGTTCAGTGATCTGTGCAACTTTTACATGCAGAGTAGTAGAAGTTTTTACAGGAACAACCGCTTCTTCTCCCAGAATTCTGAAAAGACCATCAGCGATCTTAACTGTTCCTGGAGCTTCGGAAGTTACGTTCTCTCCGGAAGCAAGAGTTGCAACCAACTCCCCTTTATCCACCTTCTGTCCGTTTTCAACTCTTAGGTTGGTAAGTTCGGAAGAATTGAACTGTTGGATCAATCTTTGAACTACGATGGATCCACGACGAGAGAAGATCAAACCTCTATCAGAAGTTTGTAATATTCTACCGTTAATCGAATTTACGATTGCGCGGTATCCTACTTTGTGTTCCTTCTCTTGAACTTTTGCAGATGCGGCACCACCGATGTGGAATGTTCTCATTGTAAGCTGAGTTCCAGGCTGACCGATAGATTGTGCTGCGATAGTTCCAACAGCCTCTCCGATCTCAGCAGGAGTCAGACGAGCCATGTCCATACCGTAACATTTAATACAGATTCCCCAACGAGCTTCGCAAGTTAGAGGAGAACGAACTTTGATCTTTTCGTAACCAAGGTTCTCCAGTTTTTGCCCTACTTCTCTTGTGATCAAAGATCCTTTAGGATAAACCACACTTTCAGTAACTGGGTCAACGATGTCCTCAGAAGTATAACGTCCGAATACACGGTCGCTTAGAGAAACGATAACGTTCTCTCCTTCTTTTACGGTTCCAAGAGTAATACATTCTTCGGTTCCGCAATCGTCTTCAGCAACGATCACGTCTTGAGAAATATCCACCAAACGACGAGTCAGGTAACCTGCGTCCGCAGTTTTTAACGCTGTATCCGCAAGACCTTTACGAGCACCGTGAGTAGAGATGAAGAACTCAAGAACGCTCAATCCCTCGCGGAAGTTGGAACGAATCGCAAGCTCGATGATCTCACCGGAAGGTTTCGCCATCAGACCGCGCATACCAGCCAACTGACGGATCTGTTGTTTAGATCCACGAGCACCGGAAGCCGCCATGATGAAGACAGGATTATAACCACCCTTATCTTTTTCCAATTCCTTGAACATAGAGTCTGTGATGAGGTCGTTGGTCTTAGTCCAGATCTCGATTACTTTCTTCTTACGTTCTTCGTTTGTGATAATACCTTTACGATATTCTCCGTCGGCTTTTTCTACTTCTTTGTTAGCATCACCAACAAGAGTAACTTTACCTGGAGACACTCTGATATCTTCGATAGAGATGGTCGGGCTGAAGATAGTTGCATAACGATATCCTAATTTCTTAATATCGTCCAGCATCAGAACGGTTTGAGCCGGTCCGTATTTCTCATAAACTTCCGCAATGATCCTGTTCGTCTCTTTATCGGAAAGAGCACGGTTCACATAAGGATATCCTTCTGGAAGAACTGTGTTGAAGATCAAACGACCCGCAGTAGTCTCCAAGATCTTTCCTTGGTGAAGAACGGAAATTTTAGTTCTATATTCTATCACTCCTCTATCGATCGCGTAAGTAACCTCATCCAGGTTCGCAAAAGATTTAAGAGGAACTCCCGCTTCAGAAGGAACTTCTGAAGTAAGATAATAAATTCCAAGAACGATATCTTGAGTAGGTCCGCAGATCGGGTGACCGTTTGCAGGATTCAAGATATTGTGAGGAGAAAGCATGAGCATCCATACTTCCAACTGAGCTTTTGGAGTCAGCGGGACGTGGATCGCCATCTGGTCCCCGTCGAAGTCAGCGTTGAATGCATGACATACAAGAGGGTGAAGTTTGATCGCTTTTCCTTCGACTAGCACAGGAAGGAATGCTTGGATCCCTAAACGGTGAAGAGTAGGAGCACGGTTTAACATGACCGGGTGTTCTTTCACTACTGTTTCCAGAACGTCGAAAACTTCTTTTTCTTCTGCTTCTACTTTCTTCTTAGCAGATTTGATGTTAGGAGCTAAGTCCAGATCCACCAAACGTTTCATGATGAAAGGTTTGAATAGCTCGAGAGCCATCTTCTTAGGAAGACCCATCTCGTGGTATTTCAACTCAGGACCTACTACGATCACGGAACGACCGGA encodes:
- the rpoC gene encoding DNA-directed RNA polymerase subunit beta', which encodes MRSNNDFESITIRLASPERIKEWSYGEVKKPETINYRTLKPERDGLFCEKIFGTTKDWECYCGKFKSIRYKGVVCDKCGVEVTHSKVRRERMGHIELAAPVSHIWYYRSVPSRMGLLLDMTINQLKSVLYFEKYVIIDPADTGRNRGELIDEEEYHAYLDEYGDKFVAGIGADAIKELLSRIDVDAEARIIRQKIQEKEKISDKRILKRLEVLEAFRDSGNRPEWMVLDVVPVIPPELRPMVQLEGGRFATSDLNDLYRRVINRNNRLKRLLALKAPEIIVRNEKRMLQEAVDALFDNSRRKRTVKGKGNRPLKSISDMLKGKQGRFRQNLLGKRVDYSGRSVIVVGPELKYHEMGLPKKMALELFKPFIMKRLVDLDLAPNIKSAKKKVEAEEKEVFDVLETVVKEHPVMLNRAPTLHRLGIQAFLPVLVEGKAIKLHPLVCHAFNADFDGDQMAIHVPLTPKAQLEVWMLMLSPHNILNPANGHPICGPTQDIVLGIYYLTSEVPSEAGVPLKSFANLDEVTYAIDRGVIEYRTKISVLHQGKILETTAGRLIFNTVLPEGYPYVNRALSDKETNRIIAEVYEKYGPAQTVLMLDDIKKLGYRYATIFSPTISIEDIRVSPGKVTLVGDANKEVEKADGEYRKGIITNEERKKKVIEIWTKTNDLITDSMFKELEKDKGGYNPVFIMAASGARGSKQQIRQLAGMRGLMAKPSGEIIELAIRSNFREGLSVLEFFISTHGARKGLADTALKTADAGYLTRRLVDISQDVIVAEDDCGTEECITLGTVKEGENVIVSLSDRVFGRYTSEDIVDPVTESVVYPKGSLITREVGQKLENLGYEKIKVRSPLTCEARWGICIKCYGMDMARLTPAEIGEAVGTIAAQSIGQPGTQLTMRTFHIGGAASAKVQEKEHKVGYRAIVNSINGRILQTSDRGLIFSRRGSIVVQRLIQQFNSSELTNLRVENGQKVDKGELVATLASGENVTSEAPGTVKIADGLFRILGEEAVVPVKTSTTLHVKVAQITEPNQALGEFDPFNEIGVTEIEGTASWVDLEVGKNVRRDEDVKTSNVNYKVIEQRREKLIPRIVVTSGGSKEEYLVPVDAIISVQNGDKVKAGDILFKIPTVAEKTRDITGGLPRVDELFEARRPKDATTLAETDGRIEDNGEIVKEKRVLYIVPDNEELDKVKVTIPIGKQLRVRHGDFVKRGDQMDDGNLDPHDILRVKGVTALQVYLVQEVQEVYRLQGVHINDKHIEVVVRQMMRKVLITDSGDTSFVNQQQVDRFAFLEENKRVIAEGGSPAQCVPILLGLTKASLNTESFFSAASFQETTKVLTDAAIKGKTDNLAGLKENVIIGHMIPAGTGMRKYRDVAVFKETYGDLDRPLEVEEEEIPMAIPEDNEN